The bacterium BMS3Abin14 genome has a window encoding:
- the yfkN gene encoding trifunctional nucleotide phosphoesterase protein YfkN precursor — protein sequence MGGLPRRATFIRQEKRDGIPTLLLDSGNLFAEKPLPEASIGPTLKKARLILAAMETMGYRAAAVGELDLYLGLENLKRLAASTKIHFLSANVKNSSGEPVFEPWAIFDVGSARVGVFGLTSRQVDVGLMEHRAPNIWVDDPIKVASRVVPELKKKTDLVIALTHIGFPEDRELASAVKGIDVIVGGRSRTWLKNPREESGALITSGYFQGRAAGKLLLHLNGPAWSGRGWASGPRIDFLRKRLASEKNKGPSKPGSGQAGGFEKELAGLEKRTRYDGDMVSLSSSFMDDPKIAAMIRDYRRSLKENAGKAASGNYTENPAIRYTGSDLCMDCHRKRYAFWNKTPHSTAIQSLGRKDAQADPDCVPCHVTGYLRPTGYAPARPRKDLLSVQCEACHGMGSLHASSPDLYHMVKIPKASVCRTCHTNAHSDNFNYIRDRVSVCSENPS from the coding sequence GTGGGGGGGCTACCCCGCCGGGCCACATTTATCCGCCAGGAAAAAAGAGACGGGATTCCCACTCTGCTGCTGGATTCCGGGAACCTCTTCGCTGAAAAACCACTTCCGGAGGCATCCATCGGGCCGACGTTGAAGAAGGCCAGACTTATTCTTGCGGCAATGGAAACGATGGGTTACCGGGCGGCCGCAGTCGGGGAACTTGATCTTTACCTGGGGCTGGAAAACCTGAAGAGGCTTGCAGCATCCACCAAAATACATTTCCTTTCCGCCAACGTGAAGAATTCGTCAGGAGAGCCTGTTTTCGAACCATGGGCAATCTTCGACGTGGGCAGCGCCAGGGTCGGAGTGTTCGGGCTGACCTCCAGACAGGTGGATGTCGGTCTCATGGAACACCGGGCACCGAACATCTGGGTAGATGATCCCATCAAGGTCGCTTCCAGAGTTGTTCCCGAGCTGAAGAAGAAAACCGATCTGGTGATCGCCCTTACCCATATAGGTTTTCCAGAGGACAGGGAGTTGGCGAGCGCCGTCAAGGGGATTGATGTCATAGTCGGCGGAAGAAGCCGGACATGGCTCAAGAACCCCAGGGAGGAGAGCGGCGCTCTTATCACCTCGGGGTATTTTCAGGGCAGGGCAGCAGGTAAACTTCTCCTGCACCTTAACGGACCTGCCTGGTCCGGCAGGGGGTGGGCGTCGGGGCCGAGGATCGACTTCCTCAGAAAACGGTTGGCCTCCGAAAAGAACAAGGGGCCATCCAAGCCTGGGAGCGGACAGGCCGGTGGCTTTGAAAAAGAGTTGGCCGGCCTTGAAAAGAGGACCCGCTACGACGGCGACATGGTATCCCTGTCTTCATCCTTTATGGACGATCCAAAGATCGCCGCCATGATCAGAGACTATCGAAGGAGTCTCAAGGAGAACGCGGGCAAGGCCGCATCCGGAAACTATACGGAAAACCCGGCGATAAGGTATACAGGTTCTGACCTATGCATGGACTGTCACAGGAAACGGTATGCATTCTGGAATAAAACGCCGCACTCAACCGCCATCCAGTCGCTTGGCCGCAAGGACGCCCAGGCCGACCCGGATTGCGTTCCCTGCCACGTCACCGGGTATCTACGGCCCACAGGGTATGCTCCAGCCCGGCCGAGAAAGGATCTCCTCAGCGTCCAGTGTGAGGCCTGTCACGGCATGGGATCTCTCCATGCCTCCTCACCCGATCTGTACCACATGGTGAAGATCCCGAAGGCAAGCGTCTGCCGCACCTGCCACACCAACGCTCATAGTGACAACTTCAACTATATCAGGGACAGGGTGTCGGTATGCTCCGAGAATCCGAGCTGA
- the kinE_2 gene encoding sporulation kinase E: protein MTLESYIIPSLSEGLFIFDTEAVLVRLNPAAERFAGRSKKSLLGRSPEDIFPENSDLCDLVAGVLKENRPVTSRGVSLVSLEGTRFQLSVSLSPLQEPDGKVRGVILLASDETLLSELSRSFRRADHLATIGSLNLGMAHEVKNPLGGIKGATQLLRSELESGSPLLENCDIILREVERIDSLLENLLAAAPRENAPLNLLNIHEVLDDVLHLIKRWEEASHTTFARDFDPSLPHVLGDRNGLIQVFLNLIKNAVEASGGNGTITIRTLAPVAGPGNPAAGLRGGVLEVNIMDNGPGFGPDIDDLAAPFFTTKPKGVGLGLAISEQIIQNHGGNLLLENMTVGGARARVVLPLPDNERKG from the coding sequence ATGACCCTCGAATCCTACATAATCCCCAGCCTTTCAGAGGGACTGTTCATCTTCGACACGGAAGCTGTTCTTGTGCGCCTCAACCCTGCAGCGGAAAGGTTCGCCGGACGTTCGAAAAAATCCCTCCTTGGCAGATCACCCGAAGATATCTTTCCAGAAAACAGTGATCTGTGCGACCTTGTTGCCGGCGTTCTTAAAGAGAACCGGCCCGTAACGAGCCGGGGGGTCAGTCTTGTCTCTCTTGAGGGGACCCGTTTTCAACTTTCCGTCAGCCTTTCTCCTCTCCAGGAACCGGACGGAAAGGTACGGGGTGTCATCCTTCTTGCCAGTGATGAAACTCTGCTCAGTGAGCTTTCTCGCTCTTTCCGCAGGGCGGACCACCTGGCGACCATTGGGAGCCTCAATCTGGGAATGGCCCATGAGGTCAAGAACCCCCTCGGCGGAATCAAGGGGGCGACCCAGCTTCTTCGATCCGAGCTTGAGTCCGGCAGCCCCCTCCTGGAAAACTGCGATATCATTCTTCGCGAGGTTGAAAGGATAGACTCCCTCCTTGAGAACCTGCTTGCAGCCGCACCCAGGGAAAACGCACCTTTGAATCTTTTGAATATCCACGAGGTCCTCGACGATGTTCTTCACCTTATCAAACGTTGGGAAGAAGCTTCCCATACGACATTCGCCAGGGACTTCGATCCCAGCCTTCCTCATGTACTCGGGGACAGGAACGGCCTGATCCAGGTCTTTCTCAACCTGATAAAGAATGCGGTGGAGGCCTCGGGAGGTAATGGAACGATTACCATCAGGACCCTGGCGCCGGTTGCAGGGCCAGGCAACCCTGCCGCCGGCCTCCGGGGAGGCGTTCTGGAAGTCAATATTATGGACAATGGGCCTGGCTTTGGTCCCGACATTGATGATTTGGCGGCCCCTTTCTTCACCACCAAGCCAAAAGGCGTCGGGCTTGGCCTTGCCATCAGCGAACAGATCATTCAAAATCATGGGGGCAACCTCCTGCTTGAGAATATGACCGTAGGAGGCGCCAGGGCAAGGGTTGTCCTGCCCTTGCCCGACAACGAAAGGAAAGGTTGA
- the nfi gene encoding endonuclease V has translation MKLEQLNRWELSPSEAIEVQRKLAGKIRGGKLPEVRTVLGVDVSYRREDKTFMAAAVMLQFPEMALKQSMCVQGATAIYDRAGYWSDMRRAWELWARRLTGILTGQAPGKVVRIK, from the coding sequence ATGAAATTAGAGCAGCTTAACAGATGGGAGCTGTCCCCTTCTGAAGCCATCGAGGTCCAGAGAAAATTGGCTGGGAAGATTCGGGGTGGAAAGCTTCCGGAAGTCCGAACGGTGCTTGGTGTGGACGTGTCATACCGCAGAGAGGATAAGACTTTCATGGCAGCGGCGGTCATGCTGCAGTTCCCGGAGATGGCTCTGAAACAATCCATGTGTGTCCAGGGCGCAACCGCGATATATGACAGAGCCGGTTATTGGTCCGATATGCGCCGGGCGTGGGAGTTGTGGGCCAGGCGGCTGACGGGGATCCTCACGGGCCAGGCGCCGGGAAAGGTAGTCAGAATCAAATAA
- the moeB gene encoding molybdopterin-synthase adenylyltransferase encodes MKKKLSDVELETYARQIVLEEIGYDGQVKIRNAGAAIIGMGGLGSLIAQKLVGMGIGHLRMVDRDIVSRSDLHRQNLYDADSLGRPKVEVALEKLGRLNPDVTLEAIPESLNSINVNELIGGMDVVMDGLDQPEPRYLVNRTCNKLKIPYIFGAAIQTLGNVSTLVPGRTLCLECFMGGLKENDLPKCGVVGVHPSILGIVTSIQVFEAVNLIVNREPKLLNKLLYIDLGDFKFHTLELTQREDCPVCGVNPSELPKPVTEKFFEETCARDGRRNFIISPRKRIEIPLDQVAGLLNEKGFFVRSSGAFGLTFDQAEDITVSILKSGIMIAQAAPGVKSDVKESVLETYRSILVDGLGLSGKIVPER; translated from the coding sequence ATGAAGAAAAAACTCTCTGATGTTGAACTGGAGACCTATGCGAGGCAAATAGTCCTGGAGGAAATTGGCTACGACGGGCAGGTAAAGATCAGAAATGCCGGAGCAGCCATTATTGGAATGGGCGGTTTGGGGTCATTGATCGCCCAAAAGCTCGTTGGGATGGGAATCGGACATTTGCGAATGGTCGATAGAGATATCGTCTCCCGTTCAGATCTGCACAGGCAAAATCTCTATGATGCCGATTCACTGGGGCGGCCCAAGGTTGAGGTAGCACTCGAAAAATTGGGGAGGTTAAACCCTGACGTGACATTGGAGGCAATTCCCGAATCCCTGAATTCAATCAATGTTAATGAATTGATCGGCGGCATGGATGTTGTTATGGACGGTCTTGACCAGCCTGAGCCTCGCTATCTTGTCAACCGGACCTGCAATAAGCTGAAAATACCTTATATTTTTGGCGCCGCGATACAGACCCTTGGAAACGTATCCACCCTGGTGCCAGGCCGCACCCTTTGCCTTGAATGTTTCATGGGCGGTCTCAAAGAAAACGATCTGCCGAAATGTGGTGTCGTGGGTGTGCATCCTTCAATCCTGGGCATCGTAACGAGCATACAGGTTTTTGAGGCGGTCAACCTCATTGTTAACCGTGAGCCGAAACTATTGAACAAACTGCTGTACATCGACCTTGGGGATTTTAAATTCCATACGCTGGAATTGACCCAACGTGAGGATTGTCCTGTGTGCGGTGTTAATCCGTCGGAGTTACCGAAGCCGGTAACCGAAAAGTTTTTTGAGGAAACGTGCGCAAGAGATGGGCGCAGAAATTTTATTATTTCACCCAGAAAACGGATTGAAATTCCTCTTGACCAGGTGGCGGGTTTGCTCAACGAGAAGGGCTTTTTCGTCAGATCGTCGGGCGCTTTCGGCCTGACATTTGACCAGGCTGAAGATATTACCGTCAGCATCCTCAAGAGCGGGATTATGATCGCACAGGCAGCTCCAGGTGTGAAATCGGATGTCAAGGAAAGTGTACTTGAGACCTATAGGTCCATTCTTGTAGATGGTCTGGGATTATCGGGCAAAATTGTTCCGGAGAGGTAA
- the dusC gene encoding tRNA-dihydrouridine synthase C, which translates to MAGISNGPFRRVCRAGGAGLVFTEMISARAMRFGSRRTKEMGLFHPDERPVAAQIFGREPEEMAFAAQYMVEAGAAIIDINMGCPVKKILKSGSGVQLMREPDRAGAIAGAVVARVDVPVTAKIRLGWSATEANYTSIARILESEGLSAITLHPRTRVQGYSGKAQWKHIAFLKETVAIPVIGSGDVQTGEDAVAMFQTTGCDAVMIGRGAFGRPWIFGEIKSAIEGRPGKFDDQFKRGLISTHIGLIVREMPGRRGVGHLRKHLGWYSKGIPGGSGFRRAINGLENPDDIVNLAVEFLDLKR; encoded by the coding sequence ATGGCCGGGATTTCCAACGGGCCTTTTCGCCGTGTTTGCCGGGCGGGAGGAGCCGGGCTGGTCTTTACGGAAATGATAAGCGCAAGGGCGATGAGATTCGGGTCCCGCAGAACGAAAGAAATGGGTCTGTTTCACCCGGACGAGCGCCCGGTGGCCGCCCAGATCTTCGGGAGAGAGCCCGAGGAGATGGCCTTTGCGGCTCAATACATGGTCGAGGCCGGGGCGGCCATTATTGACATCAACATGGGATGTCCCGTCAAAAAGATTCTGAAGAGCGGAAGCGGGGTTCAACTCATGAGGGAGCCTGACCGTGCAGGCGCGATTGCCGGGGCCGTCGTCGCGCGGGTGGACGTGCCTGTGACAGCCAAGATCCGTCTGGGATGGTCGGCCACAGAGGCGAATTACACGTCCATCGCCCGCATCCTGGAATCCGAGGGATTGTCGGCGATTACCCTTCATCCCCGGACCAGGGTGCAGGGCTATTCGGGCAAGGCCCAATGGAAGCACATCGCTTTTTTGAAGGAAACCGTCGCCATTCCCGTCATCGGAAGCGGCGATGTCCAGACAGGGGAGGATGCCGTCGCCATGTTCCAGACCACGGGATGCGATGCCGTCATGATCGGCAGGGGGGCTTTCGGAAGACCCTGGATCTTCGGGGAGATCAAATCCGCGATTGAGGGCCGCCCGGGGAAATTCGACGACCAGTTCAAACGCGGGCTGATATCAACACACATTGGCCTTATTGTCAGGGAAATGCCCGGCCGAAGAGGTGTGGGACACCTTAGAAAACATCTCGGCTGGTACAGCAAAGGAATTCCAGGGGGATCAGGGTTCCGTAGGGCAATAAACGGGCTGGAAAATCCTGACGACATCGTTAATTTGGCTGTTGAGTTTCTGGACCTGAAACGGTGA
- a CDS encoding putative RNA-binding protein has product MCGESAFVLFFPEGHRHLDDVDLMEFTDEGIKLRDMNGNETAVPGRIRTIDFVNRRIELA; this is encoded by the coding sequence ATGTGTGGAGAGTCGGCATTTGTCCTTTTTTTCCCGGAAGGCCACCGTCACCTGGACGATGTGGATCTCATGGAGTTTACGGATGAGGGCATCAAACTGCGGGATATGAACGGGAATGAAACCGCCGTGCCGGGCCGGATCAGGACCATTGATTTCGTGAACCGGAGAATCGAACTGGCGTAG
- the ntrC_3 gene encoding nitrogen assimilation regulatory protein, which translates to MPAEKVLIIEDDQSMRWVLEKALTNEGYLVDTASGGMDGLSTARRHDVDMVILDILMPDMDGLTVLKRIKESKPFLPVLIITAQNIMANAIEAMRHGAFDYLPKPFDIPVLLEFVARGLALAEGGGVQVMASRAPAKTDDMIGSSSIMEDLFKAMGRVAATEATVLILGESGSGKELVARAIHRFSGRSGGPFIAVNASAIPGELLESVLFGHEKGAFTGATETHRGKFELAKGGTLFLDEIGDMSMNLQAKILRVLENREFERVGGHRSIMSDVRTISATHRDLREAVATGEFREDLYYRLNVVSLNIPPLRERKEDIPVLVEYFLRIFAEEGGYPPKRLSENAGKLLVGYPWPGNVRELMNVIRRASVLTQGQIIQTKDLELDGIAKDGDGEDSFGELLRARIGEIVSTWSHLEEGDLYDQLLAQMEKPLFELTMEASGGNQVRAAGILGINRNTLRERLRKYGLLEERGKKRKG; encoded by the coding sequence ATGCCCGCAGAAAAAGTGCTCATCATCGAAGACGACCAGAGCATGCGATGGGTTCTGGAAAAGGCCCTGACCAATGAAGGATACCTGGTCGACACGGCCTCCGGCGGCATGGATGGACTTTCCACCGCCAGGCGGCATGATGTCGATATGGTAATTCTGGACATCCTTATGCCCGACATGGACGGCCTCACCGTTTTAAAGAGAATCAAGGAATCGAAACCCTTCCTGCCAGTCCTGATAATTACGGCCCAGAACATCATGGCCAACGCCATCGAGGCCATGCGCCATGGGGCTTTTGATTATCTTCCCAAACCTTTCGACATTCCCGTCCTGCTGGAATTTGTCGCGCGCGGGCTGGCGCTTGCAGAGGGTGGAGGTGTGCAGGTCATGGCGTCCCGGGCGCCTGCGAAAACGGATGACATGATCGGCAGTTCATCTATCATGGAGGATCTTTTCAAGGCCATGGGGCGCGTAGCCGCAACCGAGGCCACAGTTCTCATTCTGGGGGAGAGCGGATCCGGAAAGGAGCTGGTGGCCCGGGCCATCCACAGATTCAGCGGACGTTCAGGCGGGCCTTTCATCGCTGTCAACGCCTCCGCCATACCGGGAGAACTTCTCGAGAGCGTTCTTTTCGGGCACGAAAAAGGGGCTTTCACCGGGGCGACCGAGACACACAGGGGGAAATTCGAGCTGGCGAAGGGGGGGACTTTATTCCTGGATGAGATAGGTGACATGTCCATGAACCTCCAGGCAAAGATCCTTCGGGTTCTGGAAAACAGGGAGTTCGAACGGGTCGGAGGTCACCGGAGCATCATGTCCGATGTGAGGACCATCTCGGCTACACACCGGGACCTCAGGGAGGCTGTTGCCACGGGTGAGTTTCGCGAGGACCTGTATTACCGGCTCAATGTCGTATCCCTTAATATCCCTCCGTTGAGGGAGAGAAAGGAAGACATTCCTGTCCTGGTGGAATATTTCCTCAGGATCTTCGCGGAGGAAGGCGGGTATCCTCCAAAGCGTCTGTCAGAGAACGCAGGTAAGCTTCTTGTCGGATATCCGTGGCCCGGAAACGTCCGGGAGCTGATGAACGTCATCAGAAGGGCTTCCGTACTGACCCAGGGGCAGATTATCCAAACGAAGGATCTGGAACTGGATGGGATCGCGAAGGACGGTGACGGGGAGGATTCCTTCGGGGAACTGCTCCGTGCCCGGATAGGGGAGATTGTCTCCACATGGAGCCACCTCGAAGAAGGGGATCTTTACGACCAACTCCTTGCGCAGATGGAAAAGCCGCTTTTCGAACTGACCATGGAGGCTTCCGGTGGAAACCAGGTCAGGGCGGCCGGAATATTGGGGATTAACCGGAACACGCTGCGCGAAAGGCTCAGGAAGTACGGCCTTCTGGAAGAACGCGGAAAGAAGAGGAAGGGGTGA
- a CDS encoding prophage CP4-57 regulatory protein, producing MKSERVLSPKKLAQELGIARSSLYRLRVGEPSFPKPIRLSERRVGWRESEVQAWIESRPRVATGSREK from the coding sequence ATGAAAAGCGAGAGAGTGTTAAGTCCGAAGAAGTTGGCTCAGGAACTCGGGATCGCCCGATCATCCTTGTATCGGCTGCGGGTTGGGGAGCCGTCGTTTCCAAAGCCCATCCGGTTGTCTGAACGCCGGGTAGGGTGGCGGGAGTCGGAGGTCCAGGCGTGGATCGAATCCCGGCCCAGGGTCGCCACGGGCTCTCGGGAAAAGTAG